The region ACCTGGTTCTCATGGCAGGCGATATTGCCGACCACAAAGTCCCACATAAGGGGACTTTACTGCTTTTAGAGGGCCTGAAGGGACAATACCCCTGTTATTATGTTACGGGAAACCATGAGCATTGGATTCACCAGATACCCGACATCAAGAAAATGTTCACCGGATATGGGGTTACTGTCCTTGGGGGCCAGACCATCCGTACAACAATCAAGGGGCAGCCCCTGATCATAGGCGGGGTGGATGACCCCCATGCCTTTACAGACTCCCACCACTCCATTAAACTGGATTCCAGATGGAAGGAACAGTTCTGGCGCTGCTGTTCCCGCACCTCCCCCGCCGTCTACTCCATCCTGCTGTCACATCGGCCGGAGCTCACCAAATATTACAGGGACAGCGGATTTGATCTGATTGTGGCCGGCCATGCCCATGGAGGGCAGGTCCGTATGCCCGGCTGCTCTGGCGGGCTTCTGGCGCCTCACCAGGGCTTCTTTCCCCGGTACGCAGGGGGACAGTATGCCCTGGGAACCACCTCCCTGATTGTCAGCCGGGGACTGTGCATCAACAGGCTTCCCCGTATTTATAATCCTCCGGAATTGGTGCTGGTGGACCTGAGCCCCATTTCATAGAGCGTACCATCCTCTCTATATGCTCTTCCCGGCGGGTCACAAATGGGTCTGGTCCTCCTGCAACAGCCTGGCATCCGCTGCCCGCAGGGGCCGCGCATGCGGCAAGCGCTGCCGGCTGCATGCATCTGCTTGTGCTTCTTTTGTCTTGGATGATACTGGTCCTTTTTCTCATTTTCTCTCCTTCCGGTCAGAAACCCGCAAAAATAACGACATGCCAGTCAGTTTACCGCGCCTGCAATGATCCAAATCAGCCCTGCCCCGGCGCCCCCATCCCCATTTTTTTCTCTCCATAGCTGAGGCGAATTACCTGCACACCGTAAAATGCGCCCGGTACCATGACCAGCCAGGAGCTGCTTTCCGCGTTACCGCTGCCTGCCAATAAAGCGCACTCCAACAGCATCATATGAAAAGGTACACACAGGGTCATCACCACTGTATATCCAATAGGGAGTATATATTGCCTCACCTTGTTTTCTTTTTCCCACATATATCTTACCTCCCGGAGACGGCGGATTTTATTAAGGTTTTTCTAATTTTTCTTACAGTTGCTTCCAGCATCTTTACATTTTCCAATCGTATGCTTACTATACAGTTTAAAGGAGGAGAACCCTATGATTCAAACGATGAAACACGATTTCCGGCTGTCTCCATTCTGCTGCGGCCTTGGAAAACTGACCATTGCCAGCTGGCTGCTGACAAATACCATGTTCCTTTTGGCCAGTCATGTTCCCTTTGTGACACTGGACTTTGTGAGACAGATTTCACTGGAAAGCTTCTTGGGCATCTGGCTTGGAATCTTTCTCTGCATGGTTATTCCCTATGTACTTCCCTCTGCCCGCTCCCGGATTCATTTTTCCCTGATTCCCAGCGTGCTCATGTATATTGCCACCCTGATGATAAAGGAAACGTTCATACTATGATAAAAACCATGGAACAATGGCTGACCGGAAAAAGACTGCTGATAATCCTCACCATCGCGGCGGCTGTCTGGTTTTCGTTCACCGCCGTCATGACAGTGCTGCGGTACCGGCTGAATTACGCGCCGGCTTATGATTTCGGAATTTTTTCACAGATGTATTACTATATGGATAAATGCCTGTCTCCTCTGACCACCTGTGAGCGCGACGGGCTTTTATCCCATTTTGCGGTCCATCTCTCACCTGTCTTTTACGTACTGCTGCCCTTTTACAAATTAGTCCCCCGGCCGGAAACCCTGTTGGTGCTCCAGTCCCTCGTTGTCATAAGCGGAATGGTTCCCTTATGTCTTTTGACCAGGGCATTTGGATTCACCCGCCCGCAAACCTTGTGTTTCGGTCTTATGTACTGCCTTTATCCGGCTTTTATGGGCGGATGTTTTTATGATTTCCACGAAAACAAATTCCTGGCCGTCATCATTCTCTGGTGCATGTACTTTCTGGAAACAGGTCATTTTAAATCCATGCTGGCCTCTGCCGCCCTTCTCCTTATGGTGAAGGAGGACGCGCCTGTCTATGCGGCCTGTATCGGACTTTACCTGTTCCTGTGGAAAAAACAGTACCGCCTGGGAGCCGTTGTCTTTCTGGCGTCATGCGCATATTTCTGTATTGCTATCTGGTATATCAACCGTTTTGGGGAGGGAGCCATGATTAACAGGTTTGACAATTTCATATCGGACAAGCGCCTTGGCTTAGTCAGCATGTTTAAGACCATCCTGGTCAATCCGGCCTATGTGCTGTCCCAGATTGCGGTGAAGGACAAAATCCTGTTTTTCCTTGAAATGCTCCTTCCGCTGGGTTTCCTTCCACTCATGACAAAAGACTGGCAGAAATGGACCCTGCTCATCCCCTTTGTACTCATCAACCTGATGTCCAATTATAAATACCAGCACTCCATCTACTTTCAGTATACCTACGGTTCCGGAGCCCTGCTCATTTATCTGGCATTGGTGAATTTCCGGGATATGAAGCATACCTTCGGCCACAGGCGCAAAAACCGTACAGGATATGACGGCCGGCTTCCGGGCTCCGCCTGCGCCTGCGGCCTGCTATGCGGCCTCGTCCTCATAGGAGGCGTGATGTACAGCAAGTCAAATTATGCCAGCCTGTTTCAGCGCCATCACGAGGAGGCCGCCCAGGCCAGGAGCATTCTGGATCAGATTCCCCAGGATGCCTCTGTAAAGTCCTCCACCTTCTTCCTTCCCCAGCTTTCCATGCGGGATGAAGTCTACCTGCTCACAAGCAGTCATCCGGCTGACTATATGGTGGTGGACCTGAGAAAGGGTTATGAAAAGGACCTGGAACAGATTTTGGCCGACTGCCAGGAACATGGGTATGAGCCGGCAGGAACCGTGGACGGCTATGTGGCCCTGCTAAAGCAGGATGTGGAATCCAAGGGCGGCCTGGCACGCAGCCATAAGCAGCTGTTTCACGCCGCCCCCAGCCAGGACCGGCAAAAGCTCCTGCCAGACCCTCATGATGTTCATGGGTCCGGATATTATCCGGATAAACCGTCTGCCTGAATCATATATTTGATGACTTTGAACTTTTTATGAGAAACAAAGACCTGTTTTTAAAGGATCTAAAGGCACGGCAGCTTCATTCCTATAGGTCCGCCGGCATCACACAGATTAAAGTGCTGGTGCATCCGAAAGACAGGGACCTGCTGCGTCTTCGGTAATTGTTTCCGCAAAAGACCTGGAAATCTCTATAAGGAGTTCTGTTATCTTCTCCATGGACTGTACCGGAATGAATTCATACTTTCCATGGAAATTATGTCCTCCTGTACACAGGTTCGGACAGGGCAGCCCCATATATGACAGTCTGGCGCCGTCCGTGCCTCCCCGGATCGGTACCACGATTGGCCGGATACCCAGCTTCTCCATGGATGCCCTGGCCTTATCAATCAGGTCCATGTGGGGCTCAATCTTCTCTTTCATGTTATAATAGGAGTCCTTTACCACAGCCTCCACGGTTCCGGAACCATATTTCCGGTTCAGGAATCCGGCTGCCTGGGCAAACAGTTCCTTCTTGTGCTCAAACTTCACCCTGTCATGGTCCCTGATGATATAATCCATCCTGGTCTCCTCCACACAGCCGGTCATCCTGTCCAGATGGTAAAAGCCCTCATACCCTTCCGTATACATAGGATTCTCATCTGCCGGAAGCAGCGACTGGAATTCCATTGCCATGAGAAGGGCATTTCTCATACGCCCCTTGGCCGTGCCCGGATGGATATTGGCACCATGGACCGTCACCCTGCCGGACGCAGCATTAAAGTTTTCGTACTCCAGCTCTCCCAGCGCTCCGCCGTCCACAGTGTAAGCCACATCAGCCCCAAAGCCTTCCACATCAAAGCCGTCGGCTCCCCGGCCCACCTCCTCGTCCGGCGTGAAGCCGATACAGATCGTCCCGTGCTTTACTTCCGGATGCCTGAGAAAATAAGCTGCCATGGTCATGATTTCAGCGATACCTGCCTTATCATCCGCTCCCAGCAGAGTGGTCCCATCCGTGGTAATCAGGGTCTTGCCCTCATATTCCTTTAAAACAGGAAAATCCGCTGTCCTCATCCATATGTCCTGTTCCCTGTTCAGGCAGATGTCCTGTCCGTCGTAGTCCCGGATGAACTGCGGCTTTACATCCTTTCCGGAAAAGGAGGGAGCCGTGTCCATATGGGCGATAAAGCCCAGGGCCGGAGATGTCTTTCCCTCCTCCAGATTGGACGGAATACATGCATATACATACCCCTGTTCACTCATCCTCACCTGGGATGCCCCCAGCTCCTTAAGCTCCCCGACCAGCTTATGCGCCAGTTCAAACTGCTTCTTTGTGCTGGGAACGGACTCCCTGTCATCCTCTGACTGAGTATCGTATGAAACGTAATCCAGCAATCTCGCTGTAACCTCCGATATTTCTGCCACCTCTCTATTTCCTCCTGCATTTTTTATTATGAATTATATTGCCGGCCTTATATTACCAGAGCGTGTCTGGAACTTCCCTTGTTCCCCGACGCTACCGGTTTGCCAGCTCCTCCGTGATTTCCTCCCATGTAATGCCGCGGTCCGCCATGAGCACCATCATGTGGTAGAGAAAATCCGAAATCTCATATTTGATTTCCTCCGGGTTGGGATTCTTGGCCGCTATGACGATTTCAGTGGCCTCCTCTCCCAGCTTCTTGAGTATCTTGTCAATTCCCTTGTCAAACAGATAGTTGGTGTAAGAGCCTTCCTTTGGATGCTCCTTACGGTCCAGTATGACCCCAAACACCTCCTCAAATACCTTCAGGGGATTTGTTTCCTTGTATTCCTTCTCCGCCAGCGTGGTAAAGAAACAGGACCTGTTTCCTGTATGGCAGGCAGCTCCCACCTGCTTCACCGCCGCCAATATGGTGTCATTGTCACAGTCAATCTTCAGGGATTTTACATACTGGAAGTGACCGCTGGTCTCACCCTTAAGCCACAGCTTCTGCCTGCTCCTGCTGAAATAGGTCATCCTGCCGGACGCCAGTGTGGCCTGGAATGATTCCTCATTCATGTAGGCCATCATCAGCACCTCCATCGTCTTATAATCCTGGACAATGACAGGGATAAGACCGTCACCTCCCAGCTTGAAATTCTTCCATTCCAAAGAGCTCTCAAAGGTATCCGTGACAATACCCGCGCCTTTTAAAATCTGCTTCAGCTCCATCACCTTGTCCAGGTCATCCTCCGCCAGAGTCAGGACAGCGCCTTCCACCTGGGGACACCCCAGGCTCAGCTTTAAATCCCCGGCCATTTCCTGGACGCTTTCATGACCTCCGCAGAATATAAGGCTTGTGCAGGATATCTCACCGATCTCCCCCAGCTCAGCCAGGGTCGGGACAGGACCGGATGCCCTGCATATCATCATGGACGCCCCCAGCTGAATATACTCCTCCACACGGTTCAGATAGGACAGGTCCGGCATGTAGGCATATATCTTTTCACTGCCAAACCGGTCTGCCGCCTCCTTCATCATATCCACATTGTCTTCATAGCTCACATCCAAGAATACGGCGCTGGCTCCTGCATACAGGTACTTTTTCACATCCTCCAGGCGCCTGATCCGTCCTCCCGCCAGTATGGGCTCATCCACGGTGCGGGCTGTTTCCTTGATAGCGCCTATGACAGCCTCGTGGTCCTCATCTGAAAAAGAACGGTCGCAGATAAATATTTCATCCGCCCCGTTGTCACAGGCTGTCCTGGCAAGGTCCTTAAGCCTGCCCTCATACTCAAGCTTTCCGTTCCAGGAAAATGCCTTTCCGTTCCTGTAACCAAATCCCATAATCAGCTTCTTGCAATCAGTCATTTGAATCTCTCCATTTTCTCTGGTACTTAAGCCTCATAAAGCCTCACAGCCTCGGCAAGGTCAATCCTGTTCTCATAAAGGGCCTTACCGATGACAGCTCCCCTGATACCCGCCTCATGCAGGCATTTTAAATCCTCCATACAGGATACCCCGCCGGAGGCTATGATGTCAAGTCCTGTCTCCTCTGTAAGCTTCCTTGTGGCCTCCACATTAGGGCCGGACAGCATTCCGTCCCTGGATATGTCGGTATAGACAATGTGCCTGACACCATATTCCTTCATGGTAAGACACAGGTCCCGGGCGGTAAGGGAGCTGACTTTCTCCCATCCCTCCACTGCCACCATGCCGTCCTTCGCGTCCACGCCTGCCACAATGGCCTCCTCGCCGAACGTTCTTACCATATCCCTGAGGAATTCCGGATGTTCCACTGCCTTGGTTCCGATGATGACACGCCTGACCCCCAGCCCCAGCATACGCTCCACCGCCTCTCCGGAACGGATGCCGCCGCCAATCTCAATCGGTATGGAAACCGTGTCCGCAATCCTGCGTATGACCTCCTCATTGACAGAATACCCTGCCAGGGCACCGTCTAAGTCCACCAGATGCAGGAAGGACGCCCCTTTTTCCTGCCAGTGGGCAACCACCTTTTCCGGGGCGTCCGAGTATATGGTGATATCCTTAAACGCTCCCTGCCTCAACCGGACACACTGTCCGTTCTTCATATCAATTGCCGGATATAGCTGCATATGAATCTCCTTTTATTCTATTATTTTCTCTCTGTACTCAGACGCCGGTTCTCCGGGACATCCGCACATTTCCATCCGCCGGTTAATCTCGCCGGCCAGCATGGCTCCATAGGGTCTGCTCCTTGGTCCCGCTGCCAGGATATGGGCGAATCCATCCTCAGTCACCCCGATAACCATGCCTGAGCTGTATTCTGCCTGCCTCAGACGGGTATACGGCACTGCCTCAAACCGGCAGCCGCCAGTTCCCTGTCCGCCTGCGCCAGTTCCCCATGACGTCCTGCCAGCCGTCTGTTCTGGGCCTTCAGCCGCCTGCCGTAAGAAATTCCGCAGACTGCGGCACCAGCCAGAAGGACTGCCGGCACCACGTAAAACAGCAGTCCCAGGGGATACTGCTCCAAAAATGTCCTG is a window of Enterocloster clostridioformis DNA encoding:
- a CDS encoding metallophosphoesterase, with product MQKKTHAVNPFYCGLTVHRYTEYSKKLTKRLRAALITDLHSTIYGSAQEPILKALQSHRADLVLMAGDIADHKVPHKGTLLLLEGLKGQYPCYYVTGNHEHWIHQIPDIKKMFTGYGVTVLGGQTIRTTIKGQPLIIGGVDDPHAFTDSHHSIKLDSRWKEQFWRCCSRTSPAVYSILLSHRPELTKYYRDSGFDLIVAGHAHGGQVRMPGCSGGLLAPHQGFFPRYAGGQYALGTTSLIVSRGLCINRLPRIYNPPELVLVDLSPIS
- a CDS encoding DUF2079 domain-containing protein, which translates into the protein MIKTMEQWLTGKRLLIILTIAAAVWFSFTAVMTVLRYRLNYAPAYDFGIFSQMYYYMDKCLSPLTTCERDGLLSHFAVHLSPVFYVLLPFYKLVPRPETLLVLQSLVVISGMVPLCLLTRAFGFTRPQTLCFGLMYCLYPAFMGGCFYDFHENKFLAVIILWCMYFLETGHFKSMLASAALLLMVKEDAPVYAACIGLYLFLWKKQYRLGAVVFLASCAYFCIAIWYINRFGEGAMINRFDNFISDKRLGLVSMFKTILVNPAYVLSQIAVKDKILFFLEMLLPLGFLPLMTKDWQKWTLLIPFVLINLMSNYKYQHSIYFQYTYGSGALLIYLALVNFRDMKHTFGHRRKNRTGYDGRLPGSACACGLLCGLVLIGGVMYSKSNYASLFQRHHEEAAQARSILDQIPQDASVKSSTFFLPQLSMRDEVYLLTSSHPADYMVVDLRKGYEKDLEQILADCQEHGYEPAGTVDGYVALLKQDVESKGGLARSHKQLFHAAPSQDRQKLLPDPHDVHGSGYYPDKPSA
- the pepT gene encoding peptidase T, whose product is MAEISEVTARLLDYVSYDTQSEDDRESVPSTKKQFELAHKLVGELKELGASQVRMSEQGYVYACIPSNLEEGKTSPALGFIAHMDTAPSFSGKDVKPQFIRDYDGQDICLNREQDIWMRTADFPVLKEYEGKTLITTDGTTLLGADDKAGIAEIMTMAAYFLRHPEVKHGTICIGFTPDEEVGRGADGFDVEGFGADVAYTVDGGALGELEYENFNAASGRVTVHGANIHPGTAKGRMRNALLMAMEFQSLLPADENPMYTEGYEGFYHLDRMTGCVEETRMDYIIRDHDRVKFEHKKELFAQAAGFLNRKYGSGTVEAVVKDSYYNMKEKIEPHMDLIDKARASMEKLGIRPIVVPIRGGTDGARLSYMGLPCPNLCTGGHNFHGKYEFIPVQSMEKITELLIEISRSFAETITEDAAGPCLSDAPAL
- the hisIE gene encoding bifunctional phosphoribosyl-AMP cyclohydrolase/phosphoribosyl-ATP diphosphatase HisIE; its protein translation is MTDCKKLIMGFGYRNGKAFSWNGKLEYEGRLKDLARTACDNGADEIFICDRSFSDEDHEAVIGAIKETARTVDEPILAGGRIRRLEDVKKYLYAGASAVFLDVSYEDNVDMMKEAADRFGSEKIYAYMPDLSYLNRVEEYIQLGASMMICRASGPVPTLAELGEIGEISCTSLIFCGGHESVQEMAGDLKLSLGCPQVEGAVLTLAEDDLDKVMELKQILKGAGIVTDTFESSLEWKNFKLGGDGLIPVIVQDYKTMEVLMMAYMNEESFQATLASGRMTYFSRSRQKLWLKGETSGHFQYVKSLKIDCDNDTILAAVKQVGAACHTGNRSCFFTTLAEKEYKETNPLKVFEEVFGVILDRKEHPKEGSYTNYLFDKGIDKILKKLGEEATEIVIAAKNPNPEEIKYEISDFLYHMMVLMADRGITWEEITEELANR
- the hisA gene encoding 1-(5-phosphoribosyl)-5-[(5-phosphoribosylamino)methylideneamino]imidazole-4-carboxamide isomerase — its product is MQLYPAIDMKNGQCVRLRQGAFKDITIYSDAPEKVVAHWQEKGASFLHLVDLDGALAGYSVNEEVIRRIADTVSIPIEIGGGIRSGEAVERMLGLGVRRVIIGTKAVEHPEFLRDMVRTFGEEAIVAGVDAKDGMVAVEGWEKVSSLTARDLCLTMKEYGVRHIVYTDISRDGMLSGPNVEATRKLTEETGLDIIASGGVSCMEDLKCLHEAGIRGAVIGKALYENRIDLAEAVRLYEA